A single region of the Metarhizium brunneum chromosome 6, complete sequence genome encodes:
- the phacB_0 gene encoding 3-hydroxyphenylacetate 6-hydroxylase has translation MLSVVGLLSLIREQERRFTLETLAVTCILAPLVYILVNEVIRYHARIGGMKGPKGLPVIGNLWDIRVNAAEKYREWARKFGDVYQIQLGNIPVVVVNSAAAGRSIFGQNAQAMSSRPEFYTFHKVLSDTAGTTIGTSPYSDSLKRRRKGAASALNKPSIQMYISHLDIESRDFVRELYEYGEAGKTPTDPMPMIQRLSLSLALTLNWGVRLKSQKDNLFDEITHVEEEISRFRSTTGNLQDFIPLLRLNPINMHSTKAKEMRSRRDVYLTNLNDGLDERIANGTYKPCIQANVILDEDAKLNKEELTSISLTMLSGGLDTVTTQVAWFVAFLSQNQEIQDRAVAEIRKFYDEQTPMCDENDDQRCAYVVALVKESLRYFTVLRLALPRASTRDVLYGGCTIPKGSIVFLNAWACNMDNKVWHDPDVFRPERWFEQPDAPLFTYGVGYRMCAGSLLANRELYLVYMRLLNSFRIEKHDTVDCHPVTGNSDPTSLVALPHRYRARFVPRHPAALRKAMDETRAMGGMDELVSA, from the exons ATGCTGTCCGTCGTCGGGCTGCTCTCCTTGATCAGAGAGCAGGAGCGGCGGTTTACCCTAGAGACGCTCGCCGTCACCTGCATCCTCGCGCCGCTCGTCTACATTCTCGTCAACGAGGTGATTCGCTACCATGCGCGCATAGGAGGCATGAAGGGGCCCAAGGGCCTGCCCGTGATTGGCAACCTCTGGGACATTCGCGTGAATGCGGCGGAAAAGTACCGCGAATGGGCTCGCAAGTTTGGCGATGTCTACCAGATCCAGCTGGGCAACATACCCGTCGTCGTGGTgaactcggcggcggcggggaggtCTATTTTCGGCCAAAATGCGCAGGCCATGAGCTCGCGGCCTGAATTCTACACGTTTCACAAG GTCCTCTCCGACACGGCGGGCACCACCATCGGCACGTCGCCATACAGCGACTCGTTGAAGCGGCGGCGCAAAGGTGCCGCGTCGGCGCTCAACAAGCCCTCGATCCAGATGTACATCTCGCACCTGGACATTGAGTCGCGCGACTTTGTCCGCGAGCTGTACGAGTACGGCGAGGCGGGCAAGACGCCGACGGACCCGATGCCCATGATCCAGCGGCTGTCGCTCTCGCTCGCGCTGACGCTCAACTGGGGCGTGCGGCTCAAGAGCCAAAAGGACAACCTGTTTGACGAGATCACGcacgtcgaggaggagattaGCCGGTTCCGGTCGACGACGGGCAACCTGCAGGACTTCATCCCGCTGCTGCGGCTCAACCCCATCAACATGCACtcgaccaaggccaaggagatgcGCAGCCGGCGCGACGTGTACCTGACCAACCTCAACGACGGGCTCGACGAGCGCATCGCCAACGGCACCTACAAGCCGTGCATCCAGGCCAACGTCATCCTGGACGAGGACGCCAAGCTCAACAAGGAGGAGCTCACGTCCATCAGCCTGACCATGCTGTCGGGCGGCCTGGACACGGTCACGACCCAGGTGGCCTGGTTCGTGGCCTTTTTGTCGCAGAACCAGGAGATCCAGGACCGGGCCGTGGCCGAGATTCGCAAGTTTTACGACGAGCAGACGCCCATGTGCGACGAAAACGACGACCAGCGGTGCGCCTACGTCGTCGCCCTGGTCAAGGAGTCGCTGCGGTACTTTACGGTGCTGCGCCTGGCGCTGCCGCGCGCGTCGACGAGGGACGTTTTGTACGGAGGATGCACCATCCCCAAGGGGTCGATTGTGTTTCTCAACGCGTGGGCCTGCAACATGG ACAACAAGGTCTGGCACGACCCCGACGTGTTCCGCCCCGAGCGGTGGTTCGAGCAGCCCGACGCGCCGCTCTTCACGTACGGCGTCGGCTACCGCATGTGCGCCGGGTCCCTGCTGGCCAACCGCGAGCTGTACCTCGTCTACATGCGGCTGCTCAACAGCTTCCGCATCGAGAAGCACGACACGGTCGACTGCCACCCCGTCACGGGCAACTCTGACCCGACGAGCCTGGTGGCCCTGCCGCACCGCTACCGCGCCCGCTTCGTGCCTCGCCACCCGGCCGCCCTGCGCAAGGCCATGGACGAGACGAgggccatgggcggcatggACGAACTGGTTTCAGCCTGA
- the BAPA_2 gene encoding Beta-peptidyl aminopeptidase BapA: MAGTDKRGRDRIRNILPDIYLGRWPTGRLNSITDVPGVLVHTQSIEPDDHVHTGVTTILPRPDWHEYSSFAGVFRFNGCGEMTGSHWLNETGLLCSPIIITATSSVGEGYRGVTEYVYRHHRREGGEVDLFLLPVIAETYDGFLSDPARFAVTPEHVMQGIQSATADAVPEGNTGGGTGMICHRFKGGTGSSSRVVKGYSADGNGVDYTVGVLVQANYGLAETLCIGGVPVGRILQREGKLAKPADAPEPRKDGSIIIIVSTDAPLIPIQLQRLARRATVGLGKVGGYGNNNSGDIFLAFSTANKVPVGDVSMQSKPGFNDFTPAERVVSMSDNDTMNGLFEAAADAAEEAIYNAMFMAESMTGYKGRHVPALDLGDVRRIVEKRL; encoded by the coding sequence atggctggcacAGACAAGCGCGGGCGCGACAGGATTCGCAACATCCTCCCAGACATCTACCTGGGACGATGGCCGACCGGACGCCTCAACTCCATCACCGACGTCCCCGGCGTCCTGGTGCATACGCAGTCGATTGAGCCGGATGACCATGTTCACACGGGCGTCACCACCATATTGCCGCGGCCGGACTGGCACGAGTACTCGAGCTTCGCCGGCGTCTTCCGCTTCAACGGCTGCGGCGAGATGACGGGCTCGCACTGGCTCAACGAGACCGGCCTGCTCTGCtcccccatcatcatcacggcCACGTCCTCTGTCGGCGAGGGCTACCGCGGCGTCACCGAGTATGTCTaccgccaccaccgccgagaGGGCGGCGAGGTAGACCTCTTTTTGCTGCCCGTAATTGCCGAGACGTACGACGGCTTCCTGAGCGACCCGGCGCGGTTCGCCGTGACGCCCGAGCACGTCATGCAGGGGATCCAGAGCGccaccgccgacgccgtgccCGAGGGCAacaccggcggcggcacgggCATGATATGCCACCGCTTCAAGGGCGGCACGGGGTCCAGCAGCCGCGTCGTCAAGGGCTACAGCGCCGACGGCAACGGGGTCGACTACACGGTCGGCGTCCTCGTCCAGGCCAACTACGGCCTCGCCGAGACGCTTTGCATCGGCGGCGTGCCCGTCGGCCGCATCCTCCAGAGAGAGGGCAAGCTGGCTAAGCCGGCCGACGCGCCGGAGCCACGCAAGGACGGCAGCATCATTATTATCGTGTCTACGGACGCGCCTCTCATCCCTATCCAGCTGCAGAGGCTTGCTCGACGTGCCACTGTTGGTCTGGGCAAGGTCGGCGGCTATGGAAACAACAATTCGGGAGACATCTTTCTTGCCTTTTCGACGGCGAACAAGGTCCCCGTTGGCGATGTGTCCATGCAGTCCAAGCCTGGGTTTAACGACTTCACGCCGGCGGAGCGCGTGGTAAGCATGTCGGATAATGACACCATGAACGGGCTGTTTGAGGCGGCTGCCGatgcggccgaggaggctATTTACAATGCCATGTTCATGGCGGAGTCGATGACGGGGTACAAGGGCAGACATGTACCGGCTTTGGATCTGGGTGATGTAAGGAGAATTGTAGAGAAGAGGCTGTGA
- the asl1_1 gene encoding Alkali-sensitive linkage protein 1, with protein MPHFSSFITAALLLTTTSAAETPKRGLAANDGIPINNFWGTFKDHKSQINWQYNWDSTTNQKQPFAEFVPMLWGTQSYHTQQWHNNVRYWIQRGTQHLLGFNEPDRPDQANMSHEAAVTAWKTYMEPYAGQVKLGAPVISNAGYDWLSEFLNQCQGCHIDFIPVHWYNNYTLEFDLENWVRKICWLGRGRQIWITEFQGFGSPAQQGEFLRKAMPFLDKTACVARYAYFGTAKNSQVLLQSGGPALSPLGTQYAFSPYGSGTVYGRMLGFR; from the exons ATGCCCCACTTCAGCTCTTTTATAACAGCAGCGCTGCTGTTGACGACAacctccgccgccgaaaCGCCGAAACgcggcctcgccgccaatgacggcatTCCCATCAACAACTTTTGGGGAACTTTTAAAGACCACAAGTCCCAGATTAACTGGCAATACAACTGGGATAGCACGACAAACCAAAAACAACCATTTGCCGAATTCGTACCCATGCTCTGGGGCACCCAGAGCTATCACACCCAGCAATGGCATAACAACGTTCGCTACTGGATACAGCGAGGAACCCAGCATTTACTGGGTTTCAACGAGCCCGACCGTCCAGACCAGGCAAACATGTCCCACGAAGCGGCAGTAACAGCATGGAAGACGTATATGGAGCCGTATGCAGGTCAAGTAAAGCTTGGCGCACCGGTAATCTCAAATGCCGGCTACGACTGGCTGAGCGAGTTTCTCAACCAGTGCCAAGGCTGTCATATTGACTTCATCCCTGTCCATTGGTACAACAATTATACCTTGGAGTTTGACCTGGAGAACTGGGTTAGGAAGATCTGCTGGTTGGGCAGGGGTCGTCAAATTTGGATCACAGAG TTTCAAGGATTTGGGTCTCCCGCTCAGCAGGGCGAATTTTTGAGGAAGGCCATGCCGTTTTTGGATAAAACTGCCTGTGTTGCGCGGTACGCGTACTTTGGCACTGCGAAGAACTCTCAGGTTCTTCTTCAGAGTGGTGGGCCAGCCCTTTCACCTCTAGGAACGCAGTATGCTTTCAGTCCCTACGGGTCTGGGACAGTTTATGGCCGCATGTTAGGCTTCCGTTGA